Proteins encoded together in one Carya illinoinensis cultivar Pawnee chromosome 3, C.illinoinensisPawnee_v1, whole genome shotgun sequence window:
- the LOC122302852 gene encoding 2-hydroxyacyl-CoA lyase yields MAESDPTTTKSLIDGNILAAKSLARFGVDHMFGVVGIPVTSFANRAVTLGIRFIAFHNEQSAGYAASSFGYLTGRPGVLLTVSGPGCVHGLPGLANSMANVWPMIMISGSCDQSDVGRGDFQELDQIEAVKPFSKFSAKAKHISEIPNVVAQVLHHAISGRPGGCYLDLPSDVLHQTISSSEAETLLAAAESSIKCEEIPVPPVSDIEKTVSLLRNAKRPLIVFGKGAAFSRAEDELKRLVETTGIPFLPTPMGKGLLPDTHELASTAARSLAIGKCDVALVVGARLNWLLHFGEPPKWSNDVKFVLVDISNEEIDLRKPSVGLVGDAKQVLKLINSVIKDDPFCLGRSHPWVQEVAKKVKANVVRMEAQLGKDVVPFNFYTPLRIIRDAILGVGSPAPILISEGANTMDVGRAVLIQTEPRTRLDAGTWGTMGVGLGYCIAAAVASPGRLVVAVEGDSGFGFSAIEVETLVRYQLPVVVIVFNNGGVYGGDRRSPEEIDGPYKADPAPTSLVPGAAYHKVIEAFGGKGYLVATPEELKSALSESFSARKPAVINVTIDPYAGSESGRLQHKN; encoded by the exons ATGGCGGAATCAGACCCCACCACCACCAAATCCTTAATAGATGGCAACATCCTAGCTGCCAAGTCCCTCGCTCGCTTTGGCGTGGACCATATGTTCGGCGTGGTGGGGATCCCCGTCACCTCCTTCGCCAACCGTGCCGTCACCCTTGGCATCCGCTTCATCGCCTTCCACAACGAGCAATCCGCCGGCTATGCCGCTTCCTCCTTCGGCTACCTCACTGGCCGACCCGGTGTTCTTCTCACCGTATCCGGTCCAGGATGCGTCCACGGCCTCCCTGGCCTTGCCAATTCCATGGCCAACGTTTGGCCGATGATCATGATCTCTGGCTCCTGCGACCAATCGGACGTCGGCCGCGGTGACTTCCAGGAGCTCGATCAGATCGAAGCCGTCAAACCCTTCTCTAAGTTCTCTGCAAAAGCAAAGCACATCTCCGAAATTCCAAATGTCGTGGCCCAAGTCCTCCATCATGCCATCTCAGGTCGGCCCGGTGGTTGCTATCTGGACCTCCCGTCCGACGTGTTACACCAGACCATCTCCAGCTCTGAAGCCGAAACTCTATTAGCTGCGGCAGAGAGTTCCATAAAGTGCGAAGAAATCCCGGTCCCACCAGTTTCCGATATTGAGAAAACGGTGTCGTTGCTTAGAAATGCTAAGAGACCGTTAATTGTGTTTGGAAAAGGAGCGGCATTTTCACGAGCAGAGGACGAACTGAAGAGGCTAGTAGAAACCACTGGAATCCCGTTCCTACCGACTCCAATGGGCAAAGGATTATTGCCGGATACGCACGAGCTGGCGTCGACGGCGGCGAGATCGTTGGCCATTGGCAAGTGCGACGTCGCGCTTGTTGTTGGTGCTAGACTGAATTGGTTATTGCATTTTGGGGAGCCACCCAAGTGGTCCAATGACGTTAAGTTCGTATTGGTGGATATAAGTAACGAAGAGATTGACTTGAGGAAACCGAGTGTGGGTTTAGTTGGAGATGCGAAACAGGTTCTGAAACTGATTAATAGTGTGATCAAGGACGACCCTTTTTGTTTGGGGAGGTCGCATCCTTGGGTTCAGGAAGTAGCGAAGAAAGTGAAGGCCAATGTGGTGAGAATGGAGGCGCAATTGGGGAAGGATGTGGTGCCGTTTAATTTCTATACGCCGTTGAGGATTATAAGGGATGCGATATTGGGAGTAGGGAGTCCGGCACCGATATTGATTTCGGAAGGGGCGAATACGATGGATGTTGGACGAGCAGTGTTGATTCAGACGGAGCCGAGGACTAGGTTGGATGCTGGGACTTGGGGGACAATGGGAGTTGGTTTAGGTTATTGTATTGCGGCTGCGGTGGCTTCGCCGGGTAGGCTGGTGGTTGCGGTCGAAGGGGATTCTGGATTTGGGTTTAGTGCAATCGAAGTTGAG ACATTGGTTCGATACCAGTTGCCTGTGGTTGTAATAGTATTTAATAATGGTGGAGTATATGGTGGTGACCGGAGGAGCCCTGAAGAAATTGATGGGCCTTATAAAGCTGATCCTGCACCCACTTCCTTAGTCCCTGGTGCAGCATATCACAAAGTAATTGAAGCTTTTGGAGGCAAAGGTTATCTTGTTGCGACCCCTGAAGAGCTCAAGTCTGCCCTCTCGGAATCCTTTTCTGCCAGGAAACCTGCTGTTATAAATGTCACAATTGATCCTTACGCTGGTTCAGAAAGTGGCAGACTTCAGCACAAGAACTGA
- the LOC122302853 gene encoding probable histone chaperone ASF1A, protein MSAVNITNVTVLDNPASFLTPFQFEISYECLTPLKDDLEWKLIYVGSAEDETYDQLLESVLVGPVNVGNYRFVLQADPPDPSKIREEDIIGVTVLLLTCSYLGQEFIRVGYYVNNDYDDEQLREEPPSKVLIDRVQRNILSDKPRVTKFPINFHPEESESREQPPPPDHPSETDGNEELPASPDPHPSDGKGQ, encoded by the exons ATGAGTGCTGTGAATATCACCAACGTTACCGTCCTTGACAATCCTGCCTCCTTCTTGACCCCCTTTCAGTTTGAGATCTCCTACGAGTGCTTGACCCCTCTCAAAGacg ATTTGGAATGGAAACTCATCTATGTGGGATCTGCTGAGGATGAGACTTATGACCAACTATTAGAGAGTGTACTAGTTGGGCCTGTCAATGTGGGGAACTATCGATTTGTTTTACAG GCAGACCCGCCGGATCCATCAAAAATTCGTGAAGAAGATATCATTGGTGTGACAGTGCTTCTGTTAACATGCTCTTATCTGGGTCAAGAGTTTATCAGGGTGGGCTACTATGTCAACAACGATTACGATGATGAGCAGTTGAGAGAGGAACCTCCATCGAAGGTCTTAATTGATAGGGTTCAAAGAAACATTTTATCTGATAAACCTAGGGTTACGAAGTTCCCCATCAATTTCCACCCAGAGGAGAGCGAAAGTAGAGAACAACCACCTCCACCTGATCACCCTTCTGAGACTGATGGAAATGAAGAATTGCCTGCTTCACCTGATCCTCATCCTTCAGATGGGAAGGGGCAGTAA